The genomic DNA GAAGATCGCCGTAGATGATCAGATCGTATTCGAACAATGCCTGCTTCGAGTTCGGGAACGATCCGTCCGCCTCGCCTCGCGGCAACCGCTGCCTGGCATCATCGCTTTGCAAAATCACGGTTTGGATTTCCCAACCCGAATCGCGTTGGAACAGGTTCTTCAGATAGCGGACTTCCCAGCGGCTGCGGCTGTCGATCAACAACACCTTGTGCTGCTGAGTCACCGCCGCAAGACGGATCGCTTGCGAATTGTTACCGAGTTCGGTTTCGCCGTCGGCCGGCACGATCTTCGCCGTCAGTTCCAGCGGCACGCTGTGGCGTTGGACCTTGTTGTCAAACCGATCCATCGCGGCATCGACTAGCGGTTCGACCGCCAGATCGAAGTCGATCCGCCGCTGAGCCACGTCCATCGATTTCAATTCCTGCTGCCAGACAACCGTCTCGCCATCGCTGATCTGAACGACAAACGGCCGTTCGGCGGGCATGCGATCTTTGATCACAAGCGTCCCGCGGACGCGATCGGATTTGTAAACCGTGTCGGGATACTCCGCCTGCAACAGCGCCAAATCGGTTGGTTCGCTCTGCGTCCCGAAGCCGACGGTGTAAACCGCGTTCTGCTGAGACCGCGCGACTCCAGCCAGCTGCGATGGCGAGGGACCTGCATTGTGTTGACCATCGGAAAACAAGACAGTAGCCGAACCAAGCGACCGCTCGCCTTCGGGATCGCTCGCTTCCTGAGCTGACTCGACAATCAAGCCGCTAGCGAGATCGGTTGTCATCGAGGATTGCACGTCGTCGAGTGATTCGGGGATCGGCACCTCGCCCCGCGAACTCCAGATCGGCACCTCACGGGTTCCGACCAACGCGGCGACGTCGACGTGATGGTGATCTTTCAACCGCGCAATCAAGCCATCGTCGCGATCGAGCAACCGCGCTTCGATGCGGCGGATTCGCAGCGATTGATCGAACAACTGCAGCCCCGCCAGCGCTGCGTCTCCCTGCGTTTGCATCCATTGTTGACAGTAGTTTGCGAATGCGTCGCTGAACGTCTGCTGATAAATCTGCAGGCCATTGACCGTGGCGATCAAGCGATCGCGGGTCGCGGACGCTTGCTCCGCATCGTCGATCGGTTCGCTTGCGAGCGACTTCACTTTGGCAAGCACCTCGATTTCGAAGGGCTCTGGCGAGACATGGTTTTCGTCAGCCAAACCGGCTGCCGCTTCGATCGCCGCGTCGACATCGGGAGCCAGATCCGTAACGGCATCTGTAAAGTTGCCGAGCGCCGTTTGCATCGCTTGTGGCGTGATCGCTCCCGTGCCCAGCGCCGCAAGCGTCTCGCGTCGAGTCGTAGAAATTCGCTCCGCCAGGTCGAACAATTTCGTGTCGAACTGCCCCTGCGGCAGCCAGCCCTGTTCGTGCGCGATCATCAACTTTCGCGGCAGCGGCATTTGCGGATCGGCCGTCGTCATACTCTGCGATGCATCGACCAACAGTCGCACGTTTCCCAGTTCCCCGATCTCTTGCCGGTGATGCAAAACCGGGCCGGTAAGACTGACGATCACCATCGCAATCGCGACCGATCGCAGACAAGGCAGCAGCCAACGCAAGCCACCGGGCAGATCAAAGCTCTCGCGGCGGTAATAACCAAACGCCAACGCGGCTCCCGCAACGGCCAAAAACAGCCCCAGCCAAACCGGCAGCTCTCCGACAAATCGCAAACTGGTCATTGGCGAACTCTCGAAAACCGTTGTTGGAAGAAGAGTTCGACAAACAGCAGCCCCAACAGCGCAAACAACACCAGACGCCAGATCTCGCGTCCGTGCCGGCGGCTAGAATCCAACGCGAGAAACGCGGCGCCGTCGGTCACGACATCGGCACCTAACGCATCGGCAAGCGTCTGCAATTGTTCGGCATCGATCGTTTCGAGCTTCGATTCCCCGCGATCGATCTCGACGGCAAAGTGCCTCGGTGGCGCATCGGGCTGAGTCAACGTGTAAAGGCCGGGCTGATTTGTGCCCGCGAATCGGATCACCGAACGCTGCTGATCGGCAACCGGTCGCAGCGACCGCTGTTTGTTCCCCGGAAGCGAGAGGACTTGTGTTGTGTCGGCCGCTGCCGCATCGTACAGCGCAACCAGAGTTTCTCCGGCGGTGAGGTTCGACGCCGGAACGCCGCGCGTCGCGATCGACGTCACCAACTGCTGAACCAACGGCAGAAAGACCGGACGCAGCGGCAGATTGTTCCAATCGGCATCTGCAGTAGTCGCGCACGCCATCACAAAACCTTTGCCAACAGGCTTTTCGACCCACAACGGGTCGCCGCTATCGAGCCGGATCAGGGTCGACGCCTGCGGATCGGTACCCGACGCGTCAGCTTTCGCCTTATTGGAAACAGCTTGGATTCGATTGTCCGACGTGCTCGCTGGCTTCGTCAACACATACCACTGCGCGATGTCGGCTTGTGCCAATTCGCTGCTGCCCGAGTTGCCGCTGTTGAAAATCTGCAGCGCAGGGTGATCGAAGTGTTGGGCGACGATCCGAGCGCCCCGATCTCCATCGTCCAGGCCGCCACCGATGCCTTGAATCGGCAGCGGGAACAGGCCACGCTGCTGATGCAAAACGCGGTTGTACCAATCGACATCGACCTTGTTCCCTGTGAAGACGATCAGGCCGCCACCTCGCTGGACAAAGTCCTGCAGCTTCGCAGTACGTTCGTCGTCCAGCTTCGCAACGTTGGCCATGATCACCACGCGAGCCCACTCCAACGTTTGCTGATCGACTTCATCGGTTTTCACGATCCGGGTTTCAACGAGATCGGCCAAAGGCATCTGCCCCAACGAAAACGGAGTCAGCGCAACCGCCAGAAAATCGGTTTCGCTTTCCATCGGTTTGCGGCTGGGATCGCCATCGATCATCAGGACTTCGATGCTATCGATCACATCGACAACCGCGAGGTATTGATTGTCGGTCTTCAGATCGTCGCCGGCATCGACTTCGAATTTCAAGACGTGGGAACCGGCGGCATCAAATTTGTGAACAAACAGAGCTTGCGCCGTGGCGTCGCCAGCCACCGCCAACTCCGTCACGCCAACAAGGCGATCGTCGACGATGAACTGCAGCCGCGCTTCGGGAACATCCGAAACGCCGTAGTTTTTGACGCGAACACGAACCTTCAACTGTTGCCCGACGCCAAGTGCCCGCGTCGAAAGCTGAACGTCTTCGATCGCGATGTTCTGCTCCGCGTCGCCACTGCGTTGGATCAAAGTGATCGATGGCGGCACCGCCTGGCTATCGATCTGTTGACGAAACCGTTCGATCGCGGCGGGTGTCAGCGCATCGACATCGGATCGCTGGAAGTCGCTGATCAGGATCAGATTACGGCGGGAATTGGCCATCGCGGAGACGACCGATGCGCCCAGTTCCAGCGAATCGGCCAAGCTTGTCGCACCGCGGCCGCTGTCCAGAAACGGCAACTGGTCGGTGATCGATTTCGAATCGAATACAGGCGTATCGAACATCGGTGCGGGCGAACCGCCGGTCAAAATCACCGAGGTGTCCGAGCCTTTACCGCTGCTGTCGACGATCAGCCGCGTGTCGTCGACAGCTTCCGCGATTCGCGTTCCCGAGGCACCGATCGCATCCATCGAATAACTGTTATCCAAAAGGATCACCGTCGATGCGGGAGCGTCGCCCGGCAGCGATTGCCATCCGGTTAATACCGGCCGAGCCAAGCAGAAGGCGAGCAAGGCGGGAATCGCACAGCGGATCAACAGCAACAACAACTGCTCCAACCGCACCCGCCGACTGTTGTTGGCGACAACCGAATCCAACAGATGCATCGCGCCCCAATCGAGCGTCTTGAATTTGCTGCGGTTGAGCAGATGGATGATCAACGGAATCGCAAACGCAGCGAGTCCGCCCAACAAAGCGACGTTTAGAAAACTCATCGCAGCCGCCTCCGTGTGGCCAGATACGATGCCAACGCTTCGGCATACGGTCGGTCGGTGACAACGGGAACCAGATCGATCCGGTTGCGGTGACATCCAGCCGTTAAGGCTTCGCGAAACGTCGCCAAGTTCTTCAGGTAAGCCTTTCCCAGATGAGCGGGGTCGATCAACCGACGATGCGACTTTTGTTCCAGCGATTGGAACTGAGTCCATTGTTTGAACGGGAAATCTAATTCGTCGGGATCCCAAATCTGGAAGATCACGATTTCATGCTTGGCGTGTCGGAAGTGAGCCAACGCTTTCATCAGTTCTTCGATGTTGCCAAACAAATCGGAGATGATCACCAGCAGACCGCGACGCGGGATCTTGGGGACCAATTGATGAAAGACCGATGAGAGTTCGGTTTCGCGTTCGGCTTTCAGACCGCTCAATTCGTTAACGATCGCGGTGAGATGCGTCGGCTTGGAGCGTGGCGGAATGATCCTTCGAACCGCGTCGTCGAAATGGATCAGCCCGACCGCATCCTGTTGGGCAAGCATCAGGTGTCCCAGGCAAGCGGCCAGCCTAACGGCGTAGTCGTGTTTGCTGACGCCGCCAGCGCGGGAACCGCAGTATCCCATCGAACCGCTTTTATCGAGCAGGATGTTGCAACGGAGGTTCGTCTCGTCTTCGTACTCGCGAATGTACAAGCGATCGGTTTTGCCAAACAGCTTCCAATCGATCGTGCGGATCTCGTCGCCATGGACGTACTGGCGGTGCTCTTTGAACTCGACGCTGAAGCCTTTGTGAGGCGATTTGTGCAGGCCGTTGCAAAAGCCCTCCATCACCTGCCGCGCCAGCAGCTGCAGGTTGGTCGTCTTCGCAAGGTCTTGCGGCGTTAGGAAATCGGTGAGCTTGGTGATGGCAGGACGATCCTAATTACAGCAACTGAGCTTTGGGACGCGGGACGTCGGCCAACAAGCGTTTGACAAGATCGGCCACGCTGATCCCTTCGGCTTCGGCGTTGAAGGTGGGGACGATTCGATGCCGCAGCACCGGCAGAGCGAGCGCTTCGATATCGTCGATCGTGACGTGATAGCGGCCATGCAACAGCGCGCGAGCTTTGGATGCGAGCACCAGTTGCTGGCAGGCACGCGGGCCGGGGCCCCATTCGACCAATTGACGAACCCAAGGCAGACAACTCTCTTCGCGCGGTCGCACACTGCGGACGATATCCAAGACAAAGTTGCGGACGTGTTCGGGCAACGGCACCATCCGCACGGTCTTTTGGAAAGCGATGATCTCATCGCCGGTGACAACGGGTTCGACCTTGCTGTCGAAACTGCCGGTGGTCCGGTCGATGATCATCGCTTCCTGATCGCGGGTCGGGTATTCGACGTTGACAAGAAACAGGAAGCGGTCGCGCTGCGCTTCGGGCAGCGGATACGTTCCCTCTTGTTCGATCGGGTTTTGCGTCGCCAGGACGAAAAACGGTTCCTGCAGCTTATAAGTCGTCCCGCCAACGGTGACTTCGTGCTCTTGCATCGCTTCCAACAGCGCCGCTTGAGTCTTCGGCGGCGTCCTATTGATCTCATCGGCCAACAGCATCTGCGTGAAGATCGGTCCTTTGTCGAAAACGAGTTCGCGGTGTCCGGCATCCGATTCCTGAATGATGTCGGTGCCGGTGATATCCGCGGGCATCAGATCGGGCGTGAACTGGATCCGATGAAACGCCAGATGCATCGCATCGGCCAACGATTTGACCATCAGGGTCTTGGCGAGCCCCGGCACACCTTCCAACAGACAGTGACCGCGGGCGAGGATCGCGATCAAAATCTGTTCGACGACGGTCTCCTGGCCAACGACAACGCGGCCCACCTGGGCGCGAATCTTTTCACAGGCTTGGACTAACTGCTCGGCGCGTTCTGGATCAGAGAAGGTTTCCGACACGGTAGACGGTTCCTCGGGCTAAGGCGTGCGATGACAAATCCCCTGCTCGCTGCCAATGCCGGCATTCGGTATCGATGCGAGATCGAAAGAAGGCGAATGACGCCGTAAGCAAACGGCCCCTGAGGGGGCGGTCGGAGATATCAAGAACAAGATAAACGAGCGGGGTTGTCAATGCACGTTGCAACGCCCCGAGCCGAGGAGATTTCCGGGGAAATCATCGCTGCAGCGGTTGGAATCTGCGGCTGTGCAGCTTCCCCTAGATTGCCAAACCGCCACCGGATCCGACGCGATCCTTTGCGATTCCTTGAGGCAGCCAGCGCGAACATCCGCCGGTCGATACCTAATTTTGAAATGTTGCCTTGCCGCGATGAACTGGGGAACTCGCGCAGCCCCGCGGGGTTGGTGTGCGTTATAATCCTGGGTCACTCGATGCTACCGATAGCATGCTGAAGACACACCTCACCAACCTTAGGATCGTTCATCGATGAAAAAGATTGTCTTGTCCATCGCGACGCTGTTTGCCATATCGAGTCTTGTTATCGCAGAGGACTGGCCGCAGTGGCGCGGCCAAGCGCGGGACGGCAAGAGCTCCGA from Rosistilla oblonga includes the following:
- a CDS encoding DUF58 domain-containing protein, translated to MEGFCNGLHKSPHKGFSVEFKEHRQYVHGDEIRTIDWKLFGKTDRLYIREYEDETNLRCNILLDKSGSMGYCGSRAGGVSKHDYAVRLAACLGHLMLAQQDAVGLIHFDDAVRRIIPPRSKPTHLTAIVNELSGLKAERETELSSVFHQLVPKIPRRGLLVIISDLFGNIEELMKALAHFRHAKHEIVIFQIWDPDELDFPFKQWTQFQSLEQKSHRRLIDPAHLGKAYLKNLATFREALTAGCHRNRIDLVPVVTDRPYAEALASYLATRRRLR
- a CDS encoding AAA family ATPase: MSETFSDPERAEQLVQACEKIRAQVGRVVVGQETVVEQILIAILARGHCLLEGVPGLAKTLMVKSLADAMHLAFHRIQFTPDLMPADITGTDIIQESDAGHRELVFDKGPIFTQMLLADEINRTPPKTQAALLEAMQEHEVTVGGTTYKLQEPFFVLATQNPIEQEGTYPLPEAQRDRFLFLVNVEYPTRDQEAMIIDRTTGSFDSKVEPVVTGDEIIAFQKTVRMVPLPEHVRNFVLDIVRSVRPREESCLPWVRQLVEWGPGPRACQQLVLASKARALLHGRYHVTIDDIEALALPVLRHRIVPTFNAEAEGISVADLVKRLLADVPRPKAQLL
- a CDS encoding BatA domain-containing protein: MSFLNVALLGGLAAFAIPLIIHLLNRSKFKTLDWGAMHLLDSVVANNSRRVRLEQLLLLLIRCAIPALLAFCLARPVLTGWQSLPGDAPASTVILLDNSYSMDAIGASGTRIAEAVDDTRLIVDSSGKGSDTSVILTGGSPAPMFDTPVFDSKSITDQLPFLDSGRGATSLADSLELGASVVSAMANSRRNLILISDFQRSDVDALTPAAIERFRQQIDSQAVPPSITLIQRSGDAEQNIAIEDVQLSTRALGVGQQLKVRVRVKNYGVSDVPEARLQFIVDDRLVGVTELAVAGDATAQALFVHKFDAAGSHVLKFEVDAGDDLKTDNQYLAVVDVIDSIEVLMIDGDPSRKPMESETDFLAVALTPFSLGQMPLADLVETRIVKTDEVDQQTLEWARVVIMANVAKLDDERTAKLQDFVQRGGGLIVFTGNKVDVDWYNRVLHQQRGLFPLPIQGIGGGLDDGDRGARIVAQHFDHPALQIFNSGNSGSSELAQADIAQWYVLTKPASTSDNRIQAVSNKAKADASGTDPQASTLIRLDSGDPLWVEKPVGKGFVMACATTADADWNNLPLRPVFLPLVQQLVTSIATRGVPASNLTAGETLVALYDAAAADTTQVLSLPGNKQRSLRPVADQQRSVIRFAGTNQPGLYTLTQPDAPPRHFAVEIDRGESKLETIDAEQLQTLADALGADVVTDGAAFLALDSSRRHGREIWRLVLFALLGLLFVELFFQQRFSRVRQ